In the genome of Verrucomicrobiota bacterium, one region contains:
- a CDS encoding PIG-L family deacetylase, with product MKLHFSEERVLAVVAHPDDAELLCAGTLARAKADGATLGICVLCRGDKGQPAKSVINLAAVRKRETAAAARLLGAQLCFPGFADGTLSDHAQTRKVLVQLYREFRPTLVLAHSAEDYHPDHRAASQLAEAGTWFCASHGHKTRSPALAEPPALWWMDTVGMSRFEPGFYINISDYVGIKERMLACHRSQLARAKDANFTPLADLMSLQYHTRGAQAGVAAAEAFQIHRALKRARAW from the coding sequence GTGAAACTCCATTTTAGTGAAGAACGCGTCCTGGCGGTCGTCGCGCACCCGGACGACGCCGAGCTGCTGTGCGCCGGAACGCTGGCCCGCGCGAAGGCCGACGGGGCAACGCTAGGCATCTGCGTGCTGTGCCGTGGAGACAAAGGACAGCCGGCGAAGTCCGTTATCAACTTAGCCGCGGTCAGGAAAAGGGAAACGGCCGCCGCGGCCAGACTGCTTGGCGCCCAACTTTGCTTCCCGGGCTTCGCGGATGGAACGCTTTCGGACCATGCTCAAACCCGTAAAGTTCTCGTCCAGCTCTACCGCGAGTTTCGGCCCACGCTGGTCCTGGCTCATTCCGCCGAAGATTATCATCCGGACCATCGCGCGGCGTCGCAACTGGCGGAAGCCGGCACCTGGTTCTGTGCGTCGCATGGGCACAAGACCCGTTCGCCCGCCCTGGCCGAACCTCCGGCGCTCTGGTGGATGGATACGGTGGGGATGAGCCGTTTCGAGCCGGGATTCTACATCAACATCTCCGATTACGTAGGGATCAAGGAACGGATGCTGGCGTGCCATCGCAGCCAGTTGGCGCGCGCAAAGGATGCGAACTTCACTCCGTTGGCCGACTTGATGAGTCTTCAATATCATACGCGCGGCGCTCAAGCCGGAGTCGCGGCGGCCGAAGCATTCCAAATCCACCGCGCCCTCAAACGCGCGCGCGCCTGGTGA
- a CDS encoding VOC family protein yields the protein MPIKAKSPIPPGYHTITPYLVIRDPAGAIEFYKRAFGAEEIVRMPGPDGQSVMHAELKLGNSMLMLSGEWPESGAVSPQHLGNTPVALHLYVENADAAFQRAVAAGCTAEMPPADMFWGDRFAKVRDPYGHKWSLALHTWDMTPEEMAEGMRKFCQ from the coding sequence GTGCCCATCAAAGCCAAATCCCCCATTCCGCCCGGTTATCACACCATCACACCCTACCTCGTCATTCGCGACCCGGCGGGCGCGATTGAGTTTTACAAGAGAGCCTTCGGCGCCGAGGAGATCGTCCGCATGCCCGGCCCCGACGGCCAGAGCGTAATGCACGCGGAACTTAAGCTCGGCAACTCGATGTTGATGCTCTCGGGCGAATGGCCCGAGAGCGGCGCGGTCTCTCCACAGCATCTGGGTAATACGCCCGTGGCGCTGCACCTTTACGTGGAGAACGCCGACGCCGCGTTTCAGCGCGCGGTCGCGGCCGGTTGCACGGCGGAGATGCCCCCGGCGGACATGTTCTGGGGAGATCGCTTTGCCAAGGTGCGCGATCCCTACGGCCACAAATGGTCGCTCGCCTTGCACACCTGGGATATGACGCCGGAGGAAATGGCGGAGGGGATGAGGAAGTTCTGCCAGTAA